Proteins found in one Hypericibacter terrae genomic segment:
- a CDS encoding ABC transporter permease → MTDDTASPGGLTKALAPLTRTSRGPWATAFLKLWHDRAAMAALGVVILVVLACLLAPAYAEYVSHTDPFRSNLDGQIERNGEMVPVMENSTEGLGLGFTPIGPTWDIRNFFLGADNQGRDVFARLLYGGRNSLWIAGASTVICLFFATLTGLASGYFGGRTDWVLSRVLDVLWAFPVYLLAISLSIVLIAKGIDIGPISITSDSLWLPIFIIGIVYVPYVARPIRGQVLSLRQSEFVLAAVGLGVPGWRILIRDILPNVTTTLIVFVPLLMALNMLTESALSFLSIGVQPPDASWGTIIQDGQALLYTRPVVALAPGIAIVIAVLALNILGDGVRDALDPRSKLRLRSA, encoded by the coding sequence ATGACCGACGATACCGCATCTCCAGGTGGCCTCACCAAGGCGCTGGCTCCGCTGACGCGCACCAGCCGCGGCCCCTGGGCCACGGCCTTTCTCAAGCTCTGGCATGACCGGGCGGCCATGGCGGCTCTCGGCGTTGTGATCCTGGTTGTCCTGGCCTGCCTGCTGGCGCCGGCCTATGCGGAGTATGTCTCCCACACCGATCCCTTTCGCTCCAATCTCGACGGCCAAATCGAGCGCAATGGCGAGATGGTCCCCGTCATGGAGAATTCGACCGAAGGGTTGGGGCTGGGCTTCACGCCGATCGGACCGACCTGGGATATCCGGAATTTCTTCCTCGGCGCCGACAATCAGGGCCGCGATGTGTTCGCCCGGCTGCTCTATGGCGGCCGCAATTCGCTCTGGATCGCGGGCGCCTCGACCGTCATTTGCCTCTTCTTTGCGACTCTGACCGGTCTCGCCAGCGGCTATTTCGGCGGGCGCACCGACTGGGTGCTGTCGCGCGTTCTCGACGTGCTCTGGGCCTTCCCGGTCTATCTGCTGGCGATCTCGCTTTCGATCGTGCTGATCGCCAAGGGCATCGATATCGGACCCATTTCCATTACCTCTGACAGCTTGTGGCTGCCGATCTTCATCATCGGTATCGTCTATGTGCCCTATGTGGCGCGGCCCATCCGCGGCCAGGTGCTGTCGCTGCGGCAAAGCGAGTTCGTGCTGGCGGCCGTGGGGCTCGGCGTGCCGGGCTGGCGGATCCTGATCCGCGACATCCTGCCGAACGTGACGACCACCCTGATCGTGTTCGTGCCGCTGCTGATGGCGCTCAATATGCTGACGGAATCGGCACTGTCCTTCCTCTCGATCGGTGTCCAGCCGCCGGATGCCAGCTGGGGCACCATTATCCAGGACGGGCAGGCGCTGCTTTATACGCGCCCCGTCGTGGCGCTGGCACCCGGCATCGCCATCGTCATCGCTGTGCTCGCCCTGAACATCCTGGGCGACGGTGTGCGCGACGCGCTCGATCCGCGCTCCAAGCTCCGCTTGAGGTCCGCCTGA